In Microbacterium enclense, the DNA window CTCCCGCCCCGGTCTCCGCGGCATCCGTGACGCCCGCGCGTCGGGTCTCACCGCTGGCACGTCGTCGTCTCGTATCGGTGATCCTGCTGATCGTCGTGGCCGCGGCGACCCTGGTGCTGATGCTGCCGATCCTCATCATCGTGTTCACGGCCTTCAAGCCTGTCGCCGAGGTGAACGCCTACCCGCCGACGCTGCTTCCCGGTCAGTGGACCCTCGACAACTTCGCGCGGATCTTCACCGAGCTGCCCTTCGCCCGTCTGATCGCCAACAGCTTCGTCTTCGCGGGAGGGGTGACGCTGTTCGCCCTGGTGTTCGACTCCCTCGCCGCGTACGCCCTGGCCCGCCTGGACTTCCGGGGCAACAAGATCTTGCTGATCGCGATCATCGCGAGTCTGATGATCCCCTTCCAGGCCACGCTGATCCCGATCTACCAGCTCGTGTCCGACCTCGGATGGGTCAACTCCTACGCGGGCCTCATCGCCCCGCGGGCGGCCGATGCCTTCGGCATCTTCTTCCTGCGGCAGTTCTTCCTGTCGCTTCCGCGCGATCTCGACAATGCCGCGCGCATCGACGGGGCGAGCGAGCTGCGCATCTTCCGCAGCATCGTCCTGCCCAACGCGGTGCCGGCGCTGTTGACGCTCGGCATCTTCACTTTCGTCAACAACTGGAACGACCTGCTGTGGCCGCTCGTGTTCACGACGGATTCCGAGATGGGCACGGTCACGTCCGGCTTGACGCTGTTGACGGGACCGGGCGGGATCATCCCGCAGGGCGTCATGATGGCGGGCTCGCTCATCGCGGTGCTGCCCCTGGCCATCCTGTTCCTGGTGATCCAGCGACGCTTCGTCGAGAGCGTCGGAACGTCGGGATTGAAATGAGAGAGACCCCCATGTCGACGACCCCCTGGTATCGCGACGGCCGGCTGCATTTCGGTGCCGGTATCGAGAACACCTTCGTGCCGCAGGAGCGTCCGGGCGAACGCGCCATCGACGAGTACGCCCTCACCGAGCACTACGACCGGTGGAGCGAAGACCTCGACCTGGCGGTGTCGGTGGATGCCGAGTTCCTCCGCTGGGGGATCCCCTGGCACGTCGTGTCTCCCGAGCGCGGGAGGTGGGACTGGTCGTGGACCGACCGGGTGCTCGACGGCTTCGCCGCGCGCGGCATCCGTCCGATCGTCGATCTGCTGCACTACGGCACCCCGACGTGGATCGAGGGGGAGTTCGCCCACCCCGACTACGCCTCGTTCGTCGCCGAGTACGCCGCGCGCGCCGCGGAGCGGTACCGCGACCTGGCGACCGACTACACCCCCGTCAACGAGCCGATGCTGCACGCGCTCTTCACCGGTGAGTACGCGTATTGGCCGCCCTATCGCACGGGGCCGGGGGGACTCGTGGAGATCTCGACCGCGATCGCGCGCGGGTTCGTCGAGACGCAGCGGGCGGTGGCCGACGTGCTGGGCGCGCGCGCGACGTTCGTGCACGTCGACGCGTCGATGCGCTACGTCGGCGACATCGACGCGCCCGAGCATAGGGAGACGGCCGAGCGGTACCGCCATCAGGCGTTCCTCGTCGAGGATCTCGTCACCGGTGCCGTGGGGGAGCAGCATCCGCTCCTCCCGCTGCTGCGCGCGCACGGCACCTCCGACGAGACGCTCGCGTGGTTCGCCGAGAACGCCGTGCAGCCCGACGTGATGGGCGTCAACTACTACCCCCGGCACTCGACGGAACTGTTCGAGAGCGGCATCCACCACTCCGGTGGCTTCGCCGACCCCCGTCCCACGCGCGACGACGGCGTCGAGGGGCTTACCGAGATGCTGCGCATCTACGCCACCCGCTACGGCGCGCCGGTGATGCTCGCCGAGACGTGCGTGACCGACGACGTCGCCACGCGCCTGCGGTGGCTGGATGCCTCCGTGGCCGCTGTCGAGGGGCTTCGAGCCGACGGCGTCGATGTCGTCGGCTACACGTGGTGGCCGCTGTTCGACATGTACGAGTGGACCTATCGGCACAGCGAGGAGCCGCGGTCCGCACACCTTCTGACCATGGGGCTGCACGACCTCGTGGAGACCGAGACCGGGCTCGCGCGCCGCCGCAACCCCGTCGCCGACCGATTCGCCGAGTACGCATCCCGAGGAGCACGATGACCACCGCCCGCCTGACCCTCGACCCCCGCTTCCCGATCGGGGCCGTCCGTCGCCGTCTGTTCGGCGGTTTCGTCGAGCACCTCGGCCGCCACGTCTACGACGGCATCTACGAGCCCGGCCACCCCGAGGCCGACGACCAGGGCTTCCGCCGCGACGTGCTCGAGCTCGTGCGCGAGCTCGGCGTCTCGACGATCCGCTACCCCGGTGGCAACTTCGTGTCGGGCTTCCGGTGGGAGGACAGCGTGGGTCCGCGCGAACAGCGCCCCCGCCGCCTCGACCTCGCGTGGCACTCGACCGAGACGAACGAGATCGGGCTCCACGAGTTCGCGGACTGGCTCGACAAGGCCGGCAGCGACCTCATGTTGGCCGTCAACCTCGGCACCCGGGGCGTCCTCGAGGCCCTCGACCTGCTCGAGTACAGCAACGTCCCCGGGGGCACGACCCTCTCCCAGCAGCGCATCGACAACGGTCGGGCGGAGCCGTTCGGCGTCCGCGTGTGGTGCCTCGGCAACGAGATGGACGGTCCCTGGCAGCTCGGGCACCGCTCGGCCGAGGACTACGGCAAGATCGCCTCGCAGACCGCGAAGGGCATGCGCCAGCTCGACCCCTCGATCGAGCTCGTGGTGTGCGGCTCGTCGGGGGCGTCGATGCCGACGTTCGGGGAGTGGGAGCGCGTGGTGCTCGAGCACACCTATGACGACGTCGACATGATCTCGTGCCACGCGTACTACCAGGAGCACGACGGCGACATCGACTCGTTCCTCGCCTCGTCCGTCGACACCGACCGCTTCATCGAGGCCGTCGTCGCCACCGCCGACCATGTCGGTGCGGTGCGCGGCAGCGCGAAGAGAATCGACATCTCCTTCGACGAGTGGAACATCTGGTACCAGACGCGCTTCCACGACGTCGACCAGCTCACCGGCGTCGAGAACTGGCCCGTGGCCCCGCGTCTGCTCGAGGACGTGTATTCGGCCCTGGATGCCGTGGTCTTCGGCAGCCTCCTGATCTCGCTGCTCAAGCACGCCGACCGCGTGGCATCCGCCTCCCTCGCCCAGCTCGTCAACGTCATCGCCCCGATCATGACCGAGCCCGGCGGACCCTCA includes these proteins:
- a CDS encoding carbohydrate ABC transporter permease translates to MTALAPAPVSAASVTPARRVSPLARRRLVSVILLIVVAAATLVLMLPILIIVFTAFKPVAEVNAYPPTLLPGQWTLDNFARIFTELPFARLIANSFVFAGGVTLFALVFDSLAAYALARLDFRGNKILLIAIIASLMIPFQATLIPIYQLVSDLGWVNSYAGLIAPRAADAFGIFFLRQFFLSLPRDLDNAARIDGASELRIFRSIVLPNAVPALLTLGIFTFVNNWNDLLWPLVFTTDSEMGTVTSGLTLLTGPGGIIPQGVMMAGSLIAVLPLAILFLVIQRRFVESVGTSGLK
- a CDS encoding alpha-N-arabinofuranosidase — translated: MTTARLTLDPRFPIGAVRRRLFGGFVEHLGRHVYDGIYEPGHPEADDQGFRRDVLELVRELGVSTIRYPGGNFVSGFRWEDSVGPREQRPRRLDLAWHSTETNEIGLHEFADWLDKAGSDLMLAVNLGTRGVLEALDLLEYSNVPGGTTLSQQRIDNGRAEPFGVRVWCLGNEMDGPWQLGHRSAEDYGKIASQTAKGMRQLDPSIELVVCGSSGASMPTFGEWERVVLEHTYDDVDMISCHAYYQEHDGDIDSFLASSVDTDRFIEAVVATADHVGAVRGSAKRIDISFDEWNIWYQTRFHDVDQLTGVENWPVAPRLLEDVYSALDAVVFGSLLISLLKHADRVASASLAQLVNVIAPIMTEPGGPSWRQTTFFPFAITSRLAQGDAVRLQVESPLIETSTFGAVPAVDAVATHDAETGESAIFLVHRGRGEAVELQIDVAGLGDVEIVEAHVLHDDDPYARNTLEHPERVQPRTLETRLADGILHVTLPPIAWAALSLRRIG
- a CDS encoding family 1 glycosylhydrolase; the protein is MSTTPWYRDGRLHFGAGIENTFVPQERPGERAIDEYALTEHYDRWSEDLDLAVSVDAEFLRWGIPWHVVSPERGRWDWSWTDRVLDGFAARGIRPIVDLLHYGTPTWIEGEFAHPDYASFVAEYAARAAERYRDLATDYTPVNEPMLHALFTGEYAYWPPYRTGPGGLVEISTAIARGFVETQRAVADVLGARATFVHVDASMRYVGDIDAPEHRETAERYRHQAFLVEDLVTGAVGEQHPLLPLLRAHGTSDETLAWFAENAVQPDVMGVNYYPRHSTELFESGIHHSGGFADPRPTRDDGVEGLTEMLRIYATRYGAPVMLAETCVTDDVATRLRWLDASVAAVEGLRADGVDVVGYTWWPLFDMYEWTYRHSEEPRSAHLLTMGLHDLVETETGLARRRNPVADRFAEYASRGAR